A region from the Mercenaria mercenaria strain notata chromosome 7, MADL_Memer_1, whole genome shotgun sequence genome encodes:
- the LOC123546131 gene encoding uncharacterized protein LOC123546131, whose amino-acid sequence MRWDSTTDEMLFPQRSKMPMNDCLLTKRKILKESSSIYDPLGLLSPITVKGKILRQLLWKRNFEWDEVLPDDIIREWCKIRGDIAKATETKFCRRYFPNASSTDVALHYFSDASTKAYGACAYLVSGNQSTLIMAKNRVTPVKQLTIPKLELCAALIGSRLSQHITSTIDCTKIVDESIWLKDDTSFPQGDCKLIVYDSCENESESSNSETAVLTSTQSKLPNPSVLEIIDIQRFSSYRKLLRVTAYVIRFVNNCRNVKKSRGPLESHEINTAARQLIKHVQDIHFHDVKQYLSQKEKRCTTIPNLVRQLDLFLDEDNLIRCGGRISNAPLLDSTKFPYLLPSRNNFTDLIVMDAHITQLHSGTESTVTFIRQKFWIPSIRQHVRKIIRSCVTCRKVTSSPYRVPDPPPLPSDRVKHAPPFTVTGIDFTGALTVKASDGNLQKAYICLFTCANTRAIHLEIVPNMTVDSFILALRRFFSRRPIPKIIMSDNALTYISTAKLLKTEILGTYGITWKFIPQHAPWYGGWWERLIGVTKTSIKKVLGKSLVSLEVLQTIVTEVECIVNDRTLTHISTDPTDEEPLTPSHLLYGRRITSPVLPRRSRSHSRRHFPTILQTNFTGLSLQTIEHFWSRWKHEYLTSLRQFHKMSGNHGDTVTVGDVVQIHDNNLRRNRWSLGVIEDVVTGRDGLIRAAHIRSRRGVTMRPIAKLYPLELK is encoded by the exons ATGCGCTGGGATTCTACAACTGACGAAATGTTGTTTCCACAAAGATCAAAAATGCCTATGAATGACTGCCTTCTGACAAAAcggaaaattttgaaagaatCGTCCTCTATATATGACCCGCTCGGATTACTAAGCCCAATTACCGTGAAAGGCAAGATACTTAGGCAGTTGCTATGGAAACGAAATTTTGAGTGGGACGAAGTGCTGCCAGATGACATCATCAGAGAGTGGTGCAAGATAAGAGGGGACATAGCGAAAGCAACCGAAACGAAGTTTTGCAGACGATACTTTCCCAATGCCTCTTCCACAGATGTTGCACTTCATTACTTTAGCGACGCAAGTACAAAAGCATACGGCGCATGTGCATATCTTGTTTCCGGTAACCAGAGCACACTCATTATGGCAAAGAATAGAGTAACCCCGGTAAAGCAGCTTACAATACCGAAACTTGAACTATGTGCAGCACTTATAGGATCTAGACTTTCTCAGCATATTACATCGACCATTGACTGTACAAAA ATTGTGGATGAATCTATCTGGTTGAAAGATGATACGTCATTTCCACAGGGTGATTGCAAACTCATTGTATATGATAGTtgtgaaaatgaaagtgaaagcagTAACAGTGAAACAGCAGTACTAACATCCACACAGAGTAAACTACCCAATCCAAGTGTTCTAGAGATTATAGACATTCAGAGATTTAGCTCGTATCGGAAACTGTTACGTGTTACAGCATACGTTATCCGGTTTGTTAACAACTGCCGAAATGTGAAGAAGTCACGCGGACCTCTAGAATCGCACGAGATCAACACAGCAGCCAGACAGTTAATAAAGCACGTACAGGATATTCATTTCCACGATGTGAAACAGTACCTTTCCCAGAAAGAAAAACGGTGTACCACCATACCAAATCTAGTGAGACAGCTCGATCTCTTTCTGGATGAAGACAATTTGATTCGTTGTGGCGGTAGAATTTCCAATGCTCCACTATTAGACAGCACGAAATTCCCGTACCTACTTCCATCAAGAAATAACTTTACAGATCTGATTGTAATGGACGCACACATTACACAGTTACATTCCGGCACAGAGAGCACGGTCACCTTCATTCGTCAAAAGTTTTGGATTCCAAGCATTCGTCAACATGTTCGGAAAATTATTCGCTCGTGTGTCACGTGCCGCAAAGTTACAAGTAGCCCATACCGGGTACCAGATCCCCCACCGTTACCTAGCGACAGAGTGAAACATGCACCACCTTTTACAGTCACAGGAATAGACTTCACCGGAGCGTTAACTGTGAAGGCATCAGACGGAAATCTACAAAAGGCTTACATTTGTCTGTTCACGTGTGCCAATACACGGGCTATTCATTTAGAAATTGTACCAAACATGACAGTAGACTCTTTTATTTTGGCTCTACGACGTTTCTTTAGCAGAAGACCAATACCAAAAATCATTATGTCGGACAATGCCCTGACGTACATCTCCACTGCCAAACTACTGAAGACAGAGATCCTTGGGACATACGGTATTACATGGAAGTTTATCCCACAACATGCCCCATGGTACGGAGGCTGGTGGGAGAGGCTCATTGGCGTTACTAAGACATCCATTAAGAAAGTACTCGGGAAATCACTGGTGAGTTTGGAAGTTCTGCAAACTATTGTTACAGAAGTAGAATGTATCGTCAATGACCGCACACTCACGCACATTTCTACAGACCCCACTGATGAGGAACCTCTTACCCCTTCCCATCTGCTGTATGGGCGCAGAATTACCTCCCCTGTTTTACCCAGACGATCAAGAAGCCACAGCAGACGACATTTTCCCACAATTCTGCAGACAAACTTTACAGGTTTAAGTCTGCAAACGATTGAACACTTTTGGTCGAGATGGAAGCATGAATATCTCACATCTTTGCGACAGTTTCATAAGATGTCTGGCAATCATGGCGATACTGTTACGGTTGGAGACGTAGTGCAAATACATGACAATAACCTTCGGAGAAATCGCTGGTCCCTTGGCGTCATAGAGGACGTTGTCACTGGTAGAGATGGTCTTATCCGAGCAGCCCATATCAGATCCAGACGAGGTGTTACCATGCGACCCATTGCCAAGCTGTATCCACTCGAGTTGAAATAA